The Blastomonas sp. SL216 DNA window ATCGATTTATCCAAAGCCAGATCGCGGGCGGGGACGCGCTTGTCCATCAGACCTACAATTCGGCTGGTCGGCCTGCAAATCTGTATCGCGGAGTTCCGGGTGGTTGGGGTTTGACCCCTGGCTATGGATGGGGGCCTTATTCGGCAGTTGGCTATGACGCTGCCTTGCGCCCTAACGTTCTCGCGCTGGCGTTTATGAACGGGGTGAACAATGTCTCGACCAGCTACAGCTACAACCCCGCCAACCAGTTGGTGAGCCTATCGAGCAACACCAGTGCCTATGCGTTCAGTAATTATTACAATGTGGATCGCCCTTACGCGACAAACGGGCTGAACCAATACAGCAACGCAGGCGCTGCCGCTTTTGCTTATGATCCCAACGGCAATCTGACATCGGATGGCAGCACCAGCTTAACCTATGATGTGGAGAACCGTCTTGTCTCGGCGTCGGGTGCGCGCAATGTGAACCTGGCCTATGATCCACTGGGCCGGTTGTGGCAGGTGAGCGGTGGTCCGAGCGGGACGAGGCGGTTCCTCTATGATGGCGATGCCTTGGTCGCGGAGTACGACCAGTGGGGCAATATGCTCAAGCGCTATGTCCATGGCGATGGCGCAGATACGCCGCAGGTGTGGTTTGAGGGTGCGGGCACCTCCGCCTCCGTCCGGCGCTATCTGTTCACCAACCATCAGGGCTCGGTCACCGCGATCGCCGATGGCTGGGGCAACACCATCGCGATCAACCGTTATGACGAATATGGCATCCCCGGCGCGGGCAATATCGGGCGGTTCCAGTATACGGGACAGGCCTGGCTTGAGGATCTGGGCATGTACCATTACAAGGCCCGCATCTACTCGCCGACATTGGGCCGGTTCCTGCAGACCGATCCGATCGGCTATGAGGACCAGATCAATCTTTACGCTTATGTCGGCAATGATCCGGTTAACAAGCGTGATCCGACTGGAATGTGCCAGTATGACGAAAACGGAAAGCCCACGGGGGGATTTTGTTCGGCAGGTGCCCAAGGAGACGCCGCTGACAACTTTATAAACAGCCGATTGTCCGATCCGACCAGTTCATGGAGTGATATTGAAAAGGCGGCAGTTGATTCCGGTAATATCGTGAGCGTTTCTCTAGTCGATGGTGGGGCAGCGGAGGTGTCCATTTATCGTCAATTTGAAACTGTGGAAGGTGAATACTATCCAGCGGAAATGAAAATTGGAATGCAAGATTCTGTTGTGCCTGGTCAAGGGATAGACGGATCTAGCTATACAATGACACCAGAGGGAGCAGCCGAGCATGAAGGAACTCATTTTTGGGATCAAATGAGAGGGGTGTCAGGGGTCACCGGTACGATTGATGTTAGTGGATTCACTGTAAGACAAACAATTGGCATGGGCGGTCGATCGGAAGCAAACGCAGTTAACGCTGAAAATAGAAGAAACGAGCGTTTAGGAATAGGGCAGCGGCGCACTAGATATTGATTGGAATAATCATGATATTTTTGGTTTTAGCTGGCTTGACTGGACATCAAGCGGAGAAAATACCAGAGCTGGATCTCAGGGTGCGTCCGGAGCATTTTGAGAATGCTATTCCTATTAATCCAGAGAAATGGATCACATCTAAAGACTATCCGGAAGGCATAGTTCAAAGAAGTGATAGTGGTATAGTAAGCGTGAGTTTAGAGATAAATAGAAGTGGAAGGATTTCCGACTGTAAAGTTACGTCTTATAGTGGATGTTCCGTTCTTGATAATATTCCTTGTCGCTTATTGGAGCGTAGGGCTCGTTTTTTTATACCTAACGATATGACTCCTGCGAGTGCACGGATGACATTTTATTTTCCAGAGCCAAAGATGGAATTACGGTGACAGGTTCAACAACCCCAAAATCGCCCATGCTCTCAGCGGGGTAGTCATCGCTGGCTGATGGCGCGTATGTCCCACCCCGTTCAGTCGGAAACCCCATCGCATGATCCGGTGGCTTGATGCTGAATTACGGTGACACGTGCATAGAATTACGGTGACACGTGCATAAACCCCTAAATACCTCTCCCCTTCAGACGGAGCGAAGCTGATCGCATCATCGTCCGCCTTCCTCGCCTTGTCCGGCCGGGCATCCCGCATCACATCACGCAGCGTGGCAACCGGCGGGAGCGGACGTTTTTTGAAGGTGGCGATTATGCGCTGTTTCTCGATCTGCTGGCGCAGGCTGCGGGGCAGGCGCGCGTGGCGATCTGGGCCTATTGCCTGATGCCCAACCATGTCCACATCATCGCCGTGCCTGAAGATGTGGACGGATTGCGGCGGACCTTCCGGTTCGTGCATCGCCATTATACGGGCTATATCAACGCGCGCCTGCGTACGACCGGTCATCTGTGGCAGGGCCGGTTTTCATCGGTGGCGATGGATGAGGAGCATCTGCATCACGCTTTCCGTTATATCGCGTTTAATCCGGTCCGGGCGCGGCTGGTGGAGCGGGCGGAAGACTGGCGCTGGTCCAGCACCTCGGCGCATCTGGCAGGAGCGGACGATCATGTCGTCAAGGTCGCGCCCGCACTCGAACCGGTCGGTGATTTAGCGGCGTTTCCGGGCGAACCCTTCGATGAAGCGATGAGCTATGCGGCATTGCGCAAGGCGGAGTCCATCGGGCGACCAATTGGCTCACAAGCCTGGCTCGCCGCGATGGAGGCGAAGACCGGCCTCAGCCTCATGCCGCAGAAGCGCGGGCCGAAGCCTGCAAGCGGGCCGTAAGAACGCGGAGCTGCTAAATAGACTGCAAAAAATTGCATCCATTATGGAGTTATATTTTCTTCATAATGAATTCATTTCGTCGCATCGCTGAGTGACGTAGTTGGTGATGCCAAGGCTA harbors:
- a CDS encoding transposase, giving the protein MTQRGNRRERTFFEGGDYALFLDLLAQAAGQARVAIWAYCLMPNHVHIIAVPEDVDGLRRTFRFVHRHYTGYINARLRTTGHLWQGRFSSVAMDEEHLHHAFRYIAFNPVRARLVERAEDWRWSSTSAHLAGADDHVVKVAPALEPVGDLAAFPGEPFDEAMSYAALRKAESIGRPIGSQAWLAAMEAKTGLSLMPQKRGPKPASGP
- a CDS encoding energy transducer TonB, which gives rise to MIFLVLAGLTGHQAEKIPELDLRVRPEHFENAIPINPEKWITSKDYPEGIVQRSDSGIVSVSLEINRSGRISDCKVTSYSGCSVLDNIPCRLLERRARFFIPNDMTPASARMTFYFPEPKMELR